The Seriola aureovittata isolate HTS-2021-v1 ecotype China chromosome 12, ASM2101889v1, whole genome shotgun sequence genome window below encodes:
- the abhd4 gene encoding (Lyso)-N-acylphosphatidylethanolamine lipase — translation MSLLKTTESKILACIQNDLWARFVTLPNQDRIWTLTLTNKVFHKPAAAKTPLVMVHGFGGGVGLWIRNLDALSRSRPVYAFDLLGFGRSSRPPFPSDSAKAEEQFVNSIEEWRQSVGLENMILLGHSLGGYLATSYAIQHPSRVSHLILVDPWGFPERPQTQTEENRDQGTEVVKRPSPPRWVKVIATVVSFFNPLAVIRAAGPWGPGLVNRFRPDFKRKFEDLFDDDTMTQYIYHCNAQTPSGEVGFRAMSESLGWAKRPMLQRVHLLPPSMPLTMLYGKWSWVDNSSGYKVVQIRDQAHTRVLLINEASHHVYADQPEEFNKVVENICNSVN, via the exons ATGTCCCTTTTGAAGACGACAGAGTCCAAGATTCTCGCCT GTATTCAGAATGATCTATGGGCCAGGTTTGTGACCTTACCAAACCAGGATCGAATATGGACTTTGACCCTCACCAACAAGGTGTTTCACAAACCTGCAG CCGCTAAGACTCCCCTGGTGATGGTCCATGGGTTTGGAGGAGGGGTAGGGCTGTGGATCAGGAACCTGGACGCGCTTAGCCGATCACGGCCTGTCTACGCCTTCGACCTCCTGGGATTTGGCAGGAGCTCCAGGCCTCCCTTCCCTTCAGATTCTGCCAAGGCAGAGGAGCAGTTTGTCAACTCCATTGAAGAGTGGAGACAGTCTGTAGGCCTGGAGAACATGATCCTGCTGGGGCACAGTCTCGGGGGGTATCTGGCGACCTCATATGCCATCCAGCACCCTTCCAG AGTGTCTCATCTTATCCTGGTAGACCCCTGGGGTTTCCCTGAGCGACCACAGACACAGACCGAGGAGAATCGTGATCAGGGGACAGAGGTGGTGAAGAGGCCGTCCCCCCCACGCTGGGTGAAAGTTATTGCAACAGTGGTTTCCTTCTTCAACCCACTGGCTGTCATTAGAGCAGCAGGCCCATGGG GCCCGGGCTTGGTGAACAGATTCCGCCCCGATTTCAAAAGGAAATTTGAAGATCTGTTTGATGACGACACCATGACGCAGTACATCTACCACTGTAACGCCCAAACCCCGAG TGGTGAGGTGGGTTTCCGTGCCATGTCAGAGTCTCTTGGCTGGGCGAAGAGGCCCATGCTGCAGCGGGTTCACCTTCTGCCGCCCTCCATGCCCCTCACCATGCTGTATGGAAAGTGGTCCTGGGTGGACAACTCATCTGGGTACAAAGTGGTCCAGATCAGGGACCAAGCCCACACCAGAGTGCTG CTGATAAATGAAGCGTCTCACCACGTGTATGCTGATCAACCCGAGGAATTCAACAAAGTGGTCGAAAACATATGTAACTCTGTtaactga
- the LOC130178566 gene encoding (Lyso)-N-acylphosphatidylethanolamine lipase-like isoform X2 → MDPATTAAPIQSDCETEPHSVWSWWPSWRPTSMSLLKTTESKILACIQNDLWARFVTLPNQDRIWTLTLTNKVFHKPAAAKTPLVMVHGFGGGVGLWIRNLDALSRSRPVYAFDLLGFGRSSRPPFPSDSAKAEEQFVNSIEEWRQSVGLENMILLGHSLGGYLATSYAIQHPSR, encoded by the exons ATGGATCCTGCTACAACCGCAGCCCCGATACAGAGCGACTGTGAGACGGA GCCACATTCAGTCTGGAGCTGGTGGCCTTCCTGGCGTCCAACCTCCATGTCCCTTTTGAAGACGACAGAGTCCAAGATTCTCGCCT GTATTCAGAATGATCTATGGGCCAGGTTTGTGACCTTACCAAACCAGGATCGAATATGGACTTTGACCCTCACCAACAAGGTGTTTCACAAACCTGCAG CCGCTAAGACTCCCCTGGTGATGGTCCATGGGTTTGGAGGAGGGGTAGGGCTGTGGATCAGGAACCTGGACGCGCTTAGCCGATCACGGCCTGTCTACGCCTTCGACCTCCTGGGATTTGGCAGGAGCTCCAGGCCTCCCTTCCCTTCAGATTCTGCCAAGGCAGAGGAGCAGTTTGTCAACTCCATTGAAGAGTGGAGACAGTCTGTAGGCCTGGAGAACATGATCCTGCTGGGGCACAGTCTCGGGGGGTATCTGGCGACCTCATATGCCATCCAGCACCCTTCCAGGTAG
- the LOC130178566 gene encoding (Lyso)-N-acylphosphatidylethanolamine lipase-like isoform X1, translating into MDPATTAAPIQSDCETEIATKTPHSVWSWWPSWRPTSMSLLKTTESKILACIQNDLWARFVTLPNQDRIWTLTLTNKVFHKPAAAKTPLVMVHGFGGGVGLWIRNLDALSRSRPVYAFDLLGFGRSSRPPFPSDSAKAEEQFVNSIEEWRQSVGLENMILLGHSLGGYLATSYAIQHPSR; encoded by the exons ATGGATCCTGCTACAACCGCAGCCCCGATACAGAGCGACTGTGAGACGGA AATAGCAACTAAAAC GCCACATTCAGTCTGGAGCTGGTGGCCTTCCTGGCGTCCAACCTCCATGTCCCTTTTGAAGACGACAGAGTCCAAGATTCTCGCCT GTATTCAGAATGATCTATGGGCCAGGTTTGTGACCTTACCAAACCAGGATCGAATATGGACTTTGACCCTCACCAACAAGGTGTTTCACAAACCTGCAG CCGCTAAGACTCCCCTGGTGATGGTCCATGGGTTTGGAGGAGGGGTAGGGCTGTGGATCAGGAACCTGGACGCGCTTAGCCGATCACGGCCTGTCTACGCCTTCGACCTCCTGGGATTTGGCAGGAGCTCCAGGCCTCCCTTCCCTTCAGATTCTGCCAAGGCAGAGGAGCAGTTTGTCAACTCCATTGAAGAGTGGAGACAGTCTGTAGGCCTGGAGAACATGATCCTGCTGGGGCACAGTCTCGGGGGGTATCTGGCGACCTCATATGCCATCCAGCACCCTTCCAGGTAG
- the dad1 gene encoding dolichyl-diphosphooligosaccharide--protein glycosyltransferase subunit DAD1 — protein sequence MSNSVISVISRFLEEYTSSTPNKLKVVDAYLLYILLTGALQFLYCLLVGTFPFNSFLSGFISCVGSFILAVCLRIQINPQNKGEFLSISPERAFADFLFAHTVLHLVVMNFIG from the exons ATGTCGAATTCAGTCATATCGGTTATCTCTCGGTTTCTAGAGGAGTACACGTCCTCGACGCCCAACAAGCTGAAAGTGGTGGACGCTTATTTGCTGTACATCTTGTTGACGGGAGCTCTACAGTTCCTCTACTGCCTGCTGGTTGGCACCTTCCCCTTCAACAGCTTTTTGTCGGGCTTCATCTCATGTGTGGGCTCGTTCATCCTCGCAG TGTGTCTTCGTATCCAGATCAACCCACAGAACAAAGGAGAgttcctgtctatctctccaGAGAGAGCCTTCGCTGACTTCCTATTCGCTCACACTGTCCTCCATCTGGTTGTGATGAACTTCATTGGTTGA